CCAGGATATATAAAAAACCCCTTGCGTTGTACGCGGCGTGGTCCGCCGGGTCATTTTTTATTTTACTGTCGAGGCCCAAAACGGCCTGTTCCAAAAGTCCGGGCTGCCTGTAAACAACCCACCGGGCATAAAAGATTTTCAAATAATACAGTTGGTGGACATTAAAAACAAGCACATAAGCGTGCAACGCGTCCGCCCGTTTTCCCGCCTTATCCTGCGCAGCGCCCCTAAGGAACATCGCCAGATGTATGCTGGGATCAAGGTATACCGCGTCCACATACATATTCATCGCGTTTTCATAGTCGCCTCTCAAGGAATATGAGATCGCTTGCCGCATTGACTCTTTGGCGGTATAGGGCTTAGTTAATACCTGATTGCCGGAAGCCGCTTGATTTTCCGCCGGATCCCCGGGGGATGCGGCTGTTTGTCCGGAATTGACTGGTTGGCCGTCAATGCTCTCAATGTCGATCAAATAGTAGGTAAGGGGCACGCCGAAGAAATCAACTTTTATATAACTATCGCCTTTTTCAAGGATCTTCCCTTCGACCTTTTCCCCGGTCTTCAAGATTACCGTCTCGGCGCGAACAGGCGCTGGGCTCATAGGGGAAAGAAGCAAAAAGGCCAATATTAACATTAGGTTTCTCATACTCATACCCTCCTTATAGCACAAAAAACACGGTCTGTTAAGCGTTTTTTAGAAAGCGGAATAGATAAATAAGAACGGCTCATACTCCGCGCAATAAAGGTATAAAATGATGCAAACGATCACCGCGGCCAAGAAGCCGGTTACGACCCAGGAATCCCAAAAAACCCGTTTTTTCATACCACCGCCTTAGCTATATCCTGCGGACCTTGCCCGAACGGGTCCTGGGGATCCGCCCTACTATATGGATGCGCCGGGGGAACTCATGCAAACGCAGGCGCTG
The genomic region above belongs to Candidatus Omnitrophota bacterium and contains:
- a CDS encoding tetratricopeptide repeat protein produces the protein MRNLMLILAFLLLSPMSPAPVRAETVILKTGEKVEGKILEKGDSYIKVDFFGVPLTYYLIDIESIDGQPVNSGQTAASPGDPAENQAASGNQVLTKPYTAKESMRQAISYSLRGDYENAMNMYVDAVYLDPSIHLAMFLRGAAQDKAGKRADALHAYVLVFNVHQLYYLKIFYARWVVYRQPGLLEQAVLGLDSKIKNDPADHAAYNARGFLYIL